One Anopheles marshallii chromosome 3, idAnoMarsDA_429_01, whole genome shotgun sequence genomic region harbors:
- the LOC128714816 gene encoding phospholipase A1 member A-like, whose protein sequence is MGLVSMVCVWSMVIAISLHQVNANFGSTNYNYDTDITFLIYDWTQTKFARQTTAETNFAAFGCKPGDPFVVVVHDWSQGCTITQWVQETLNNFIIHRKGCILCLDFSVIADNNDYFTVVKLVDPIARTLEKKLRQLLMFGIPPANGMLYGFSLGSQVAFQAGRNLAPQKLGRIDACDPAGVVFDSNSTYTALSVMDAATEVQCIHTSSDIGTTLRVCHKDWLMGYCGWLQFAAGLTSSHDLCTIFYNLAFWYDFKAVSNPYLCPTSRAVTSWPNGFKMGYYMPQGNALIGDLFAKTSKTYPYN, encoded by the exons ATGGGCCTCGTTTCcatggtgtgcgtgtggtcGATGGTGATTGCGATTAGTTTGCATCAGGTGAACGCTAATTTTGGAAGTACCAATTATAACTACGATACGGACATCACGTTTCTCATCTACGATTG GACTCAAACCAAGTTCGCGAGACAGACAACCGCCGAGACGAACTTTGCTGCGTTCGGCTGTAAACCCGGAGATCCTTTTGTGGTTGTAGTGCATGATTGGTCCCAGGGTTGCACCATCACACAATGGGTGCAAGAAACGCTGAACAACTTCATCATCCACCGAAAGGGCTGCATCCTCTGCCTGGACTTCAGTGTGATCGCTGACAATAACGATTACTTCACCGTGGTTAAGCTGGTAGATCCGATCGCACGCACACTGGAGAAGAAACTGCGTCAGTTGCTCATGTTTGGGATTCCACCGGCCAATGGGATGCTGTACGGATTCAGTCTTGGATCGCAGGTCGCTTTCCAGGCCGGACGCAACCTTGCTCCACAGAAGTTGGGACGAATTGATG CCTGCGATCCGGCCGGTGTTGTGTTCGATTCGAATAGCACCTACACTGCGCTGAGCGTAATGGACGCTGCTACGGAGGTACAGTGTATACACACAAGCAGTGACATCGGCACGACACTGCGCGTCTGTCACAAGGACTGGCTGATGGGTTACTGTGGCTGGTTACAGTTTGCGGCCGGTTTGACCAGTTCCCATGATCTGTGTACGATCTTTTACAATTTAGCCTTCTGGTACGACTTTAAGGCTGTTTCCAATCCGTACCTTTGTCCCACATCGCGCGCTGTTACCTCGTGGCCGAATGGTTTCAAGATGGGTTACTACATGCCGCAGGGAAA TGCCCTGATAGGAGATCTGTTTGCGAAAACATCCAAGACATATCCGTACAATTGA
- the LOC128713227 gene encoding tetraspanin-9: MGSTGYTCIRRTFCSFNILIWLCGSGFLAIGVWLHFAYPGYATLLPDHAVLSADCMFITVGVISFVIAFFGCCGSWFQSRCFLVIYFTLVVLLFLSEFLLGSLAFVFRGGIGRMLTQELKYGIEKHYNVSDRGGFLTPSVASIWDNLQVDLQCCGVSSYEDWYDISAWSGERWVPQSCCRSQYGSMFSEGSGDELANVDCRKAGNPALLWDKSCGQILQMWFVQRLHIVGTVVLVIGFLQLFGLISSMLLFCTVKHKRSSKTYKSYSPTVDTTLNRNGTSPTYMDMD, encoded by the exons ATGGGCAGTACTGGTTACACGTGCATAAGGCGGACATTTTGTTCCTTCAACATCCTCATATGG CTTTGCGGTAGCGGATTCCTCGCGATAGGCGTGTGGCTGCACTTTGCCTATCCAGGGTATGCCACACTACTACCCGACCATGCCGTACTCAGCGCCGACTGTATGTTCATAACGGTCGGTGTGATCAGCTTCGTGATCGCGTTCTTCGGTTGCTGTGGGTCTTGGTTCCAGTCAAGATGTTTCCTGGTTATT TACTTTACACTGGTGGTACTATTGTTCCTCAGTGAGTTCTTGCTGGGTTCGTTGGCGTTTGTGTTCCGAGGCGGCATTGGACGTATGTTGACACAGGAGCTAAAGTATGGCATCGAGAAGCACTACAATGTGTCGGACCGCGGAGGTTTCCTAACTCCTTCCGTTGCTTCTATTTGGGATAATCTTCAGGTGGAT CTGCAATGCTGTGGAGTATCATCGTATGAGGATTGGTACGATATCAGTGCATGGTCCGGTGAGCGATGGGTACCACAGTCCTGCTGTCGCTCTCAGTATGGATCAATGTTTTCGGAAGGATCTGGCGATGAGCTAGCAAACGTCGACTGTCGAAA AGCTGGAAATCCTGCACTCCTATGGGATAAGAGCTGCGGTCAGATTCTTCAGATGTGGTTCGTACAGCGACTTCACATAGTGGGCACGGTTGTATTAGTAATAGGCTTCCTTCAG TTGTTCGGTCTGATATCATCCATGCTACTGTTCTGTACCGTCAAACACAAACGTTCCTCGAAAACGTACAAATCCTACTCACCTACCGTGGACACCACGCTCAACCGCAATGGCACTAGCCCCACGTACATGGACATGGACTGA
- the LOC128713219 gene encoding hyccin encodes MAEAIIADWISDYSALQESELRTFAAQHENDFEISKALYTILNERIKYKDLIHPICNQLCNFYRSNEVELRRFTLQFVPMLIYLYLNSVALGDKKGCRSIETLLICIYNIEVSSDDGSPKVVSFRMPVLAQASVYHEEKSLQPSDLRRWEENSNKDINWGPLPSIESINAQNRLKVMTALLFTYNQQLNQIHKPALYHLCKTTSLLVNQGFPKVPGGHMHRSSYGNDPISPQQPMAMAAPSHVVRPPPRIAVNAQFLVELAHANYFAMFNEFASAAIEAVTDLHSRACYEMLPEVILVTNAIRNSLHANPSGQPSDGPMGISVALTPATTTVTVSKSMITNASFRTKKLPDDIPIQGPTKEENGGPHHLTSINEEGESGLPSADGSMKGGGATAGGMSASGTPGKPKDSKTHKVLGGFKKLKPEKDKDKDKDKDKDKDKEKDKDKDKDRDKDGTTPVVLVSTGSGGGVTLPVNSNTAAATAAGITVGGTSLVEEAKALMSSAKKINSKEKLSASGVGGGQPATVVVLSNGSILMGSGPACNATNGDSSDGVVTLTAATANGGLGKQSLDIGESFDSGSELLQQHGSTTINSANSNGGNTIKTTVLDMKNHGSIQVSQV; translated from the exons ATGGCGGAAGCGATCATTGCCGACTGGATTTCCGACTACAGTGCCCTGCAGGAATCGGAACTGCGTACGTTTGCCGCCCAGCACGAGAATGATTTCGAGATCTCGAAGGCTCTGTACACCATCTTGAATGAGCGGATCAAATACAAGGAT CTAATCCATCCCATATGCAATCAGTTGTGCAATTTCTATCGATCAAACGAGGTTGAACTGCGCCGGTTTACGTTGCAGTTTGTGCCGATGTTGATCTATCTGTATTTAAACTCGGTGGCTCTCGGCGACAAGAAAGGTTGTCGGTCGATCGAAACGCTACTGATCTGCATTTACAACATTGAGGTTAGTTCGGACGATGGCAGTCCAAAGGTGGTGTCCTTTCGAATGCCCGTCCTGGCGCAGGCATCCGTATACCACGAG GAAAAAAGTCTACAACCAAGTGATCTACGAAGGTGGGAGGAGAATAGCAATAAGGATATTAACTGGGGACCGCTACcatcgatcgaatcgatcaaCGCGCAGAACCGGCTTAAGGTGATGACGGCGCTGCTGTTTACGTACAACCAGCAGCTGAATCAGATCCACAAACCCGCCCTGTATCACCTGTGCAAAACGACTTCGCTGCTGGTGAACCAGGGTTTTCCGAAGGTACCGGGTGGCCACATGCACCGTTCGTCGTACGGTAATGATCCGATCTCTCCCCAACAACCGATGGCGATGGCTGCTCCATCACACGTCGTCCGTCCACCGCCACGGATCGCAGTGAACGCCCAGTTCCTGGTGGAGCTGGCACATGCCAACTACTTCGCCATGTTTAACGAGTTTGCGTCGGCAGCGATCGAAGCGGTGACGGATCTGCACAGCCGCGCCTGCTACGAAATGCTTCCCGAGGTGATACTGGTGACGAATGCGATACGCAACTCGTTGCATGCCAATCCTTCCG GTCAACCCAGTGACGGTCCGATGGGTATTAGTGTTGCGCTGACGCCCGCTACGACTACGGTGACGGTGTCGAAGTCGATGATTACAAACGCCTCCTTCCGTACCAAGAAGCTACCAG ACGATATTCCAATACAGGGCCCAACGAAGGAAGAGAACGGTGGCCCACACCATCTCACCAGCATCAACGAAGAGGGTGAGAGCGGGCTGCCATCGGCGGACGGTAGCATGAAGGGTGGCGGTGCGACGGCTGGCGGCATGTCGGCATCGGGCACACCGGGCAAGCCGAAGGATTCCAAAACGCATAAGGTGCTGGGTGGTTTCAAGAAACTGAAACCGGAAAAGGATAAGGATAAGGATAAGGATAAGGATAAAGATAAGGATAAGGAGAAGGATAAAGATAAGGATAAGGATAGGGATAAGGACGGTACGACGCCGGTTGTGCTGGTTTCTACCGGTTCCGGCGGTGGTGTGACGCTTCCGGTGAACAGCAatactgcagcagcaacagcagcaggcatCACCGTCGGCGGAACATCCCTCGTCGAGGAAGCGAAGGCACTAATGTCATCAGCGAAGAAGATAAACTCGAAGGAGAAATTAAGTG CTTCCGGTGTCGGTGGTGGCCAACCGGCGACTGTCGTTGTGCTCTCGAATGGAAGCATCCTGATGGGATCCGGTCCAGCGTGCAACGCGACCAACGGCGACAGTTCGGATGGAGTCGTAACGCTAACGGCGGCCACAGCCAACGGTGGACTCGGGAAGCAGTCACTCGACATTGGAGAATCGTTCGATTCTGGCAGTgaactgctgcagcagcacggcTCAACCACCATCAACAGCGCCAACAGCAATGGAGGCAACACCATAAAAACCACCGTACTGGATATGAAGAACCACGGCAGTATACAAGTTAGTCAAGTCTAG
- the LOC128715015 gene encoding uncharacterized protein LOC128715015 codes for MEVRLQTCVLLVISILSLVNQFQCLPLSGHNTGEVQAKIQADRELLNTVTYVGNNKVYGLLSNEQPAMREAKLEKEDLDSSILTKLENVQKKFVDKGNVPALVDQTQQKDYFGNHVKDEPLYRGFVGIVEQLSNVFNAVVEKVPKGAVVNLNKSVLNRLNQIGAVLVGLEDAKK; via the exons ATGGAGGTTCGTCTTCAAACATGCGTGTTGTTAGTGATCTCCATTTTGTCGCTCGTAAATCAGTTCCAATGTTTGCCCTTGTCGGGACATAACACAGGCGAAGTACAGGCTAAAATTCAAGCTGACCGTGAGCTGCTGAACACAGTGACGTACGTTGGAAACAACAAG GTGTACGGCCTACTGTCAAACGAACAACCTGCAATGCGTGAGGCAAAGCTGGAGAAAGAAGACCTTGATTCTAGCATACTGACGAAGCTGGAAAATGTGCAGAAGAAGTTCGTCGATAAGGGCAAT GTTCCAGCACTAGTTGATCAAACACAGCAGAAAGATTACTTTGGAAATCACGTTAAGGACGAACCCCTGTACAGAGGTTTCGTTGGAATAGTCGAACAGTTGTCCAATGTCTTCAATGCAGTTGTGGAG AAAGTACCAAAAGGAGCAGTTGTAAATCTAAACAAGAGCGTGCTCAATCGTCTCAATCAAATCGGTGCCGTGCTGGTGGGGTTAGAGGATGCGAAAAAGTAG
- the LOC128714943 gene encoding uncharacterized protein LOC128714943 — translation MIVRSSAILSIVGAFLLANGAPYGGGHDDGEFRDKKYDEQLKQVSKVGNTYVAALEIYDNPPDQDNARKEVDNFPSNVYSKYDSLQHKVKSFFDAEPLIDNIRESDKYGNTGDQFYFITKPLVETTAKVNMFINSVIAAPKKLLGGLKKQANDKLNDVGAGLVGLRR, via the exons ATGATTGTACGATCCAGTGCTATTCTGTCGATCGTCGGTGCATTCTTGCTGGCAAATGGCGCTCCCTACGGTGGAGGTCACGATGATGGCGAATTTCGTGACAAAAAGTACGACGAACAGCTGAAACAGGTGTCGAAAGTGGGAAACACTTAC GTGGCCGCACTGGAAATATACGACAACCCACCAGACCAGGACAACGCCCGCAAGGAGGTGGACAATTTCCCGTCCAACGTTTACAGCAAGTACGACAGTCTGCAGCACAAAGTGAAAAGCTTTTTTGAT GCTGAACCGCTCATCGATAACATCCGAGAATCGGACAAGTACGGCAACACGGGCGATCAGTTCTATTTCATCACGAAACCACTGGTGGAAACGACCGCCAAGGTGAACATGTTCATCAACTCGGTGATAGCG GCACCGAAGAAGCTGCTGGGTGGATTGAAGAAACAGGCCAACGACAAGCTGAACGACGTTGGTGCCGGGTTGGTTGGATTGAGGCGATAA
- the LOC128713229 gene encoding UDP-glycosyltransferase UGT5-like: MNKFRHLLTLVCFLAVCLQSSFGARILSVNVFPGRSHWMMISSILEELLDRGHEVTVITNYPRKKPHPNLTEIVIDPIYDFWGKSVKVDSLYELTDISIHQMLMEFLYPLGLQTAEYAYTRDNVMDFLRNDQTQFDLLLAEQFYQESYLMLAHKYKVPIVSIGTFGFAQYMGPMLGLMNAWSHVPHEFLPFTDHMSLYQRAYNSFVSSYELFLRSWYYLPEQQAMADKHFSFLPGPLPRLSDLERQVSVILLNSYPPLTSTRAKVPGLVQVGGLHIKEPKRLPDDLQTFIDGAKDGVIFFSLGTNLRSADMPPEKLSVILKVFRAMKQRVVWKFEDEGIKNLPPNVLVRSWLPQSDILGHPNVKVFITHGGLLGTQEGVHRAVPMVGIPIYCDQHLNMNKATLGGYAVKLYFPNITEESFRWALEEVLYNPSYKANMQKVSQIFRDRPVPALDEAIYWIEYVIRYKGAPQLRSAGLDLPWVSFALLDVIALIAIVLLGGIILLRRTVGKLFGGKNTKRKQKNE; encoded by the exons ATGAATAAGTTTAGA CATCTCCTGACATTAGTTTGCTTCCTTGCCGTGTGTCTTCAAAGCTCGTTTGGAGCGCGAATCCTGTCCGTGAATGTGTTCCCCGGGCGTAGCCACTGGATGATGATCAGTAGCATTTTGGAGGAACTACTCGACCGTGGCCATGAGGTGACGGTTATCACAAACTATCCAAGAAAGAAACCTCATCCGAATCTCACGGAGATAGTCATCGATCCCATCTACGACTTTTGGGGCAAATCGGTCAAGGTGGACTCGCTGTACGAGCTAACCGACATCTCTATACATCAAATGTTGATGGAATTCCTTTATCCGTTGGGTCTACAAACGGCAGAGTATGCGTACACACGCGATAATGTGATGGACTTTCTGCGTAATGATCAGACTCAGTTTGATCTACTACTTGCCGAGCAGTTCTACCAGGAATCGTACCTAATGTTGGCGCATAAGTACAAAGTGCCGATCGTGTCCATAG GAACATTCGGCTTCGCCCAGTACATGGGTCCAATGCTGGGTCTTATGAATGCCTGGTCACACGTTCCCCACGAGTTTCTCCCGTTCACCGATCACATGTCCCTGTACCAAAGAGCGTACAACTCGTTCGTCAGTTCGTACGAACTTTTCCTGCGCTCCTGGTACTATCTTCCCGAACAGCAGGCAATGGCGGATAAGCACTTCTCATTTCTTCCCGGTCCCTTGCCTCGGTTGAGTGACCTCGAGCGACAGGTGTCGGTGATTCTACTGAACAGCTATCCCCCACTCACATCGACACGTGCGAAGGTCCCTGGCCTGGTACAGGTGGGAGGCTTACACATCAAGGAACCAAAACGACTTCCGGACGATCTGCAAACCTTCATCGATGGCGCAAAGGATGGTGTGATTTTCTTCAGCCTTGGTACAAACCTTCGCTCGGCTGACATGCCACCGGAGAAGCTATCCGTCATACTGAAAGTGTTTCGTGCCATGAAGCAGCGTGTTGTGTGGAAGTTTGAGGACGAAGGCATCAAAAACTTACCGCCCAACGTGCTGGTACGCAGCTGGTTACCCCAGAGTGATATTCTTGGGCATCCTAATGTGAAGGTGTTCATTACCCACGGTGGTTTGCTGGGGACGCAGGAGGGTGTACACCGGGCGGTACCGATGGTAGGCATACCGATCTACTGTGATCAGCATCTGAACATGAACAAAGCCACCCTGGGCGGGTATGCGGTGAAGCTGTACTTTCCCAACATAACCGAAGAATCGTTCCGATGGGCGCTGGAAGAGGTTTTGTACAATCCGAGCTACAAAGCGAACATGCAGAAGGTGTCACAGATTTTCCGCGATCGTCCGGTACCGGCGTTGGATGAAGCTATCTACTGGATAGAGTATGTGATACGCTACAAGGGCGCACCACAGCTACGATCGGCCGGACTGGACCTACCGTGGGTTAGCTTTGCGTTGCTTGATGTGATTGCATTGATCGCGATCGTTTTGCTGGGAGGAATAATTTTGCTACGTCGCACCGTAGGCAAactgtttggtggaaaaaatacgaaaagaaagcaaaagaatgaATGA